One genomic segment of Phyllopteryx taeniolatus isolate TA_2022b chromosome 12, UOR_Ptae_1.2, whole genome shotgun sequence includes these proteins:
- the LOC133487070 gene encoding protocadherin-17-like isoform X2 yields the protein MRLSVPIFLLLWVKALTLKNLSYSVPEEQGPGTVIGNIAKDGGYETLERGKKSNFRVLENSAPHLVDADPESGLIFTKQRIDRETLCRRNPKCQLSMEVFANDKEICMIKIDIQDINDNSPSFPSDHVNIDISENAAAGTRFPLTIAHDSDTGENGIKTYQVTRDDYNTFSLDLKVRGDGTIYPELVVQRPLDREDQSHHTLLLTAIDGGEYPRSGSMQINVRVTDSNDNSPIFEKSSYVLELPENSPPGKVLIDLNATDHDEGSNGQVVYSFTGYASERIQDLFSIDPSTGVIKVQGEIDYEENPIIEFDVQAKDLGPNPIPGHAKITVKVLDKNDNSPIISFVSVRQGAISEAAPSESVIALVRVTDKDSGRNGQLQCRVLGNVPFRLQENNDNFYTLLTDRPLDRETKDEYNVTIVARDNGIPSLNYTKSFTVKILDENDNAPRFTKVVYVLQVPENNIPGEYLGSVLAPDPDVGRNGTVTYSILPSHIGEVSVYTYVSVNPTNGAIYASRSFNYEQTKSFEFKVQAKDEGSPHMESTSTVRVNILDVNDNLPVIILPLLQNDTAEIPVPRNVGIGYIVATVKAVDHDHGESGHLTYEIAEGNDDHLFDMDPIGGEVRTTRAPWEEVSPVVELVVKVTDHGKPPLSTVAKLVIKASTEVAAGGGGSGMSGERPHWDVSLPLIVTLCIISVMLLAVMTAIAVKSKHQDKESGNYNCRMPEYSNPPVGKGKKKRINKSDIMLVQSEMEERDSASRMNVVSSPSLITSPICFDYQSPLPLTLPSSEVMYLKTTPNSLTVPRAGCHSSFAGLSTDTPANRMSVIQNKTNQSTAPMSVVHWDTLTDAGCQSYGSEAKQTAPIIAPTFSSPWEWMPW from the coding sequence ATGCGTCTCTCTGTTCCCATCTTCCTTTTGCTGTGGGTTAAAGCCCTGACATTGAAAAACCTCAGTTATTCTGTCCCGGAGGAGCAAGGACCCGGCACTGTCATCGGTAATATCGCGAAAGACGGCGGATATGAGACCctggagagagggaaaaaatcCAACTTCAGAGTGTTGGAGAATTCTGCACCACACCTGGTGGACGCCGACCCAGAGAGTGGACTTATTTTCACCAAACAAAGGATTGACAGGGAGACGTTATGCAGGCGGAACCCAAAGTGCCAGCTCTCCATGGAAGTGTTCGCCAATGACAAAGAAATATGCATGATCAAGATCGACATACAGGACATCAATGACAACTCACCCAGTTTCCCTTCAGATCACGTTAACATCGATATCTCGGAGAACGCGGCTGCGGGCACGCGCTTCCCGCTGACTATTGCACATGACTCGGATACCGGGGAGAACGGGATCAAGACTTATCAGGTCACCAGAGATGATTACAATACATTCTCGCTGGATTTAAAAGTAAGAGGCGATGGGACTATCTATCCGGAGCTGGTGGTTCAGAGACCGTTGGATAGGGAAGACCAGAGCCATCACACCCTCCTCCTCACTGCCATAGATGGGGGCGAGTATCCGAGATCAGGCTCCATGCAAATCAATGTCAGGGTGACTGATTCGAATGACAATAGCCCCATTTTTGAGAAATCCTCCTATGTGCTGGAACTCCCGGAGAATTCCCCGCCTGGAAAAGTACTCATAGATTTAAACGCCACCGATCATGACGAAGGAAGCAACGGACAGGTGGTTTACTCCTTCACAGGATATGCATCTGAGCGAATACAAGATTTGTTCTCCATTGATCCCAGTACTGGAGTCATCAAGGTCCAGGGCGAAATTGACTATGAAGAAAATCCGATTATAGAATTTGATGTGCAGGCCAAGGATCTCGGGCCCAACCCCATACCAGGCCATGCGAAAATTACTGTCAAAGTGCTTGACAAAAATGACAACTCGCCAATAATCAGTTTTGTTTCTGTGCGGCAGGGTGCCATCAGCGAGGCGGCACCCTCCGAATCTGTCATCGCGCTTGTCAGAGTGACTGATAAAGATTCCGGCCGAAACGGTCAGCTCCAGTGCCGCGTGCTGGGAAATGTTCCTTTTCGACTGCAGGAGAACAATGACAATTTTTACACGTTGCTCACCGACAGACCTTTGGATCGGGAAACCAAGGACGAATATAACGTCACGATCGTAGCCAGAGACAACGGCATCCCCTCTTTGAACTACACCAAGTCGTTCACTGTGAAAATCTTGGACGAGAATGACAATGCACCTCGTTTTACAAAAGTCGTTTATGTGCTACAGGTGCCCGAGAACAACATCCCAGGAGAGTATCTGGGCTCCGTGCTGGCCCCTGATCCGGATGTAGGCCGCAACGGCACTGTAACCTACTCCATTTTGCCATCGCATATCGGCGAAGTGTCCGTTTATACGTACGTGTCAGTTAACCCCACCAACGGAGCCATTTACGCGTCACGCTCTTTTAACTATGAGCAAACGAAATCTTTTGAGTTCAAAGTACAGGCTAAAGACGAAGGCTCCCCTCACATGGAGAGCACCTCCACCGTTAGGGTCAACATCCTTGATGTAAACGACAATCTCCCAGTGATCATTTTACCGCTCCTTCAAAATGATACAGCAGAAATCCCAGTGCCTCGGAACGTGGGTATCGGCTACATTGTGGCTACGGTGAAAGCAGTGGACCACGATCACGGAGAGAGCGGACACTTGACATACGAGATCGCAGAAGGGAACGATGACCACCTGTTTGACATGGATCCGATAGGCGGCGAAGTACGGACCACCCGCGCCCCGTGGGAAGAGGTCTCGCCCGTGGTGGAGCTGGTGGTTAAGGTAACCGACCACGGCAAGCCGCCCTTGTCCACCGTGGCTAAGCTGGTCATCAAGGCCAGCACGGAAGTGGCAGCAGGTGGTGGGGGATCCGGCATGAGCGGCGAGCGGCCGCACTGGGACGTATCTCTACCCCTCATCGTTACCCTCTGCATTATCTCTGTCATGCTCTTAGCTGTCATGACCGCCATCGCTGTCAAGTCCAAGCATCAAGATAAAGAGAGCGGGAATTATAACTGCCGCATGCCTGAGTACTCCAATCCTCCGGTGGGGAAGGGCAAGAAGAAGCGGATCAACAAGAGTGACATCATGCTGGTGCAGAGCGAGATGGAGGAGCGAGATTCGGCTAGCCGCATGAACGTGGTGAGCAGCCCCTCGCTCATTACCTCGCCTATATGCTTCGACTACCAGAGCCCCCTGCCGCTCACGCTGCCCAGTTCCGAGGTCATGTACCTGAAAACCACGCCAAACAGCCTGACGGTACCCAGGGCAGGTTGCCACTCCAGCTTTGCCGGGCTGAGCACAGACACTCCAGCAAACAGGATGTCAGTGATACAG